The following proteins are encoded in a genomic region of Bombus pyrosoma isolate SC7728 linkage group LG1, ASM1482585v1, whole genome shotgun sequence:
- the LOC122568877 gene encoding uncharacterized protein LOC122568877 — translation MASHILVVGRQKRCVSLFRDEAVPRRKSYKGKGIRLKCKIGENGVSFIVSSDLRCSYIRCCCEYLPNEVFLRQATERPDSRIARRTADSDKTVENQRLVTLANIQQDGTRLFLVASAAERRQRKRGSFMI, via the exons ATGGCCAGCCACATTTTAGTTGTTGGCCGACAAAAAAG ATGTGTCTCATTATTTCGCGATGAAGCAGTACCTAGACGAAAGTCGTATAAAGGAAAAGGGATACGTTTGAAATGCAAAATAGGAGAAAATGGTGTATCGTTTATTGTTAGTTCTGATTTAAGATGTTCTTACATCCGATGTTGCTGCGAATATTTGCCAAACGAG GTTTTTCTGCGGCAAGCTACAGAACGGCCGGATAGTAGGATCGCGAGACGGACAGCAGATTCGGATAAGACGGTTGAGAATCAGCGTCTTGTGACTTTGGCGAACATCCAGCAAGATGGGACGCGTCTTTTCCTTGTTGCCTCAGCCGCGGAGCGACGACAACGAAAACGCGGATCTTTCATGATTTGA